AAGTAGCAGGCCCAGGCCAATCTAAAACTCAAAGCAAAACTGAGAATTCCAACAGGCCTGAGGAGGCTAGTGTTGCAGCAAATATGAGaacaagtaaataaatgatttttgttttgcctATATGAAATTTTACTGAGTGAAATAAATACTTTAAAACCATTGTTCAGCTGTACTTTGAATGTGCTCTTGTtcatttgcttttcttttttttttttttttcctcccttcttTTCCTCTTCAGGTAAGTCGAAGAAAGCTGCAAAAAATAAGGAGgagaaatttacaaaatcatcaaaaaaaCAAGTGGAAAATGAACCAGATGAGGTCTATCATATCTCTTCAGGGGATGAAGATTGCTCAAAAGGAATGAAAAGTATGAACTGTTAAACTTGAAACATGCTTTCTTTTGTCTgtggttatttgtttttaaatgtgCATACAATCTAGTGACAGTGGAATTTTTTAGGCAGTTACACTCAGATAAGTATGCAATCTGTTTGTGCTTCTCTTGCTGATATTTACATAAATCTGCTTTTCTTATAGGTCGCAtaatctttctttctcttaatGAGGCTTGCCTTTACTAAAACTCTCATATTTCATGAAtttaaaaaggagaaaaatatgtGGCTCTGtccttatttgatttttaacaaGATCAACAtgtggaattttagaaaattttccttttttctttccttggatCATTCCAAAGCAtgtatttgagttttatttattgatacaGATGCCTTATTGGTAGGTTTCATGCATGATTATTTGTCCTGCAGAATGGATAATGAAATACCGTCAGAGCAGACCAGGGCTGAAGATGTTGCAACAAAGGATTGATGAGTTTATAACTGCTCACGAGGCAGAAGAGGAACAGGTGGTTTTCTCTCTTGCGTATATCTTATCAACCCCCATTCTAGTACAAGTTGAGTCTTAACCAATAGGTCACATGTTCAGTGGTTCAAACAAATACGCATAAATGCATGTTAATTGTTTGTGCATGTATTCCTTATGTATATTTATTAACTATTTGTTTGTGTCTATTTCTAGTCTCTGCTTGTATAGAATGAAATATTAACTGCATGTGAGTGTTGGCATTTTGATTGGCAGATGTGTGTGTAGGttgttatatctttttttttttttttcaatgaataattatttattgatagATATGTGTCTGGATGATTTAtgattatatatttccttttattgaaCCAATTTATGTCTTCATTTGGCTGATGTGTGTGTGGGTTGCTATatcattttttcccctttttgaatgaataattatttgttgATTGATATGTATCTGAATGATTTATGACTATCTATTTTCCTTTATTGAACCAATTCATGTTTTCATTTCACTACAACTTCGATGATCACACTCCTTGCGAGGTGCAGCTAGGCTCACATTTGTTCTCATTCATCTGGTTTTGATGCATACAggcaagaaaagaaagggaagcCCGTGCTTCAGAAGGGGGATGGACTGTTGTTGTACATCATAAAGGGAGGAAAAAGACAACAGATTCCGAAAGTGGGATTGCGGTGGGCTCTGTTGCCCAAGCTGCTGTGATGGATAAAATGGGcaagaagaaaagtaaagaaattGGTCTGAATTTCTATCGCTTTCAGAGAAGAGAGGCACAGAGGAATGGTATGTTACATCtcattgataaatttatttcaattgtttttgtCCAGAAATTTCTGTTGGTGCATAGCTGAAACATGtagttgtaaataaaaaataatggtgGAATATcgaaatttttagttttattttagaaaatagttgaaGTTTTTCATGTCTGTTTTGAGTCTTGTGATCTCCAGTTAGAAAATGGAAGGTGGaattggaaatttttatttttaggatctAGATTtcaattggattgttgactatTATCAAATTAGATGTGAGAAATGATTTACATGGGCATAATTGGAGATCTTGATATTAAGTTTCTGGAGGACCTCGAAGAAGAGATTTTTATGCTTCAGAATATATTTGCACCAAGCTTGGTGCTTTTTCCCTCAAGAAAATCATATTCTTGTTTTAAAATTCTTGGCAGTAGGCTGTAGTCCACAAGCCTTTTGTTTTGGCATAAATTCTGTAATCATGACTCTAGGAGAAACATGTACCACCATTACTTTCTGGTTCATTCTATGAGGTTCCCAATCATAACATGCCTTCTAAATTTTTGTGACAACTTAAACCCAAGGCAAACATGCACTCAATGCATTGTCGGCCATATCTTGGTTTGGTTGTGATTATATGGTTTGACTTGTCTTTTACATAGATCATATTTCTCCACTATATTAACAATTAGAACATGTGATACAAGGCTTAGGTTTCTACTCTCTCCATTAATTAACTTCGTCTTTTTAATTCCCTGCAGAGCTAATGATGCTGCAAAGCAAATTTGAGCAGGATAAAAAGCGGATACAGCAACTGAGAGCTGCAAGGAAGTTTCGGCCTTATTGAATGCCCCAACCCCCTTACAAAGAAGCCCCTGCttcccatttttcttgcttGTTTATTGTCTAGAATTTTACAACTTAAGATGTAGAATTATCATTGCCATATTTACAAGTACCTATTTGAAACAGTCTGCGGGTTCAAGCTGCAAAAATTGGCAGTGTAATTTTGTTATTAGGAATATACAACAAAAATTTTGTCTTCTATGGTTTGTCTGTAGATTCCTGATGTGTTATCATTTTCTGGAAGAGAGCTAGCATATGCCTTTGCCCACCTATTGAGAAAGGAAACAGATGCTTGTGAGATATGTTTTAGGGCTTCTTTATATGCTGTTATTTTGAAGTTATGCAATTTGAATAGAAGGTGATGGAAGTGAGTTCCTTCTTCCCAGAGCTTCTAGTGAATTACggataagaatttgaaaatgtcAAATCTTTGATGATTGGGTTGCAAAAACTTCTGAATGGGTTGATAtctttcaatttggaaaaaGGGACGGGAATGGAAGATGAAATGCAGAAATAGTTTAAAAAGGAATTTCAGTTTCCTTTACTTATTCTCTGCTGCAAATGACACGAAAAGAAAAGCTTACATTGACCTGTGAGGTTCCACTTGTCGAATTGGCATTAGAGGGCAGCCGATTTTACTCACCATTCGCATGATTTGACAGTAAATTGATTGAAAGGGTTAAACAAGAGTGTCCCCAAAAGTACACCCATCCATGAATCTTTTGAACGTGGAAAGACTTAAGTGTGACCATCCATGCAACTTCCATTCAATTTCTATCGTCCTTTTCAGCCTAAGCTGTGTCTCCCTACTTGGGCGGATCCAGCGCATGTTGCCACTTTATTTCTAAGTTCTATGTTTGAATCTTCTCCTATTTTCAGCAGTTCGTACATGTGTTACTGGATTATTCCATAGTCAAGTTTGGCTGCTTGATGGATGCCTTTTTCTGTTCCATTAGGGTTTTGATGAAACACGAGGTCCACAATTCATCCACCAAAACAAACTGACTCCTCTGGAGTTGAATGAATGGGACCACCTCAAGAGCGGTGGGTTCTCTCATCTTTTCCTTTCAGAGAGTCACGCCCAAACTTTTTGTCAAAGCTTAGGTGTTCAAGGAAAATGATGGGGAACAAATTCCTTACAACAGATGGAAAGTGTAGAGCCAAATTCCACCCAACCAGAAACTGGAAACCCCTATATGATAATGCCCCCTCCACAAGTCTTTCAGAAAATGATATGTGGTGTTATGTGGCTCcagaaaaaactaaacaaatggAGGTGCAAATTTAAGAGAATAAAGCAGGCTATGGACGCACAAGATAAAGATTCAAAGGTGGGGGGGTCGGTTCGGTCACCAGTGACCACATATTTTCACAGCTAGATTCATTATTTCAAGGTTAGGAATGGAATGAAAAAAAGAGGGGTGTGGTATGTGTTCCATTACATTTAGcaagattcaaaaaatttaatagacCACCAAGTGTCCTGAATTCCTTCTATACGCCTGTTGATATTCCTCCGTTAACAAGAGGCCCCACTCACTAGAAATGGAAGGCTTCGCTATACCAATTTGCATAGCACAACATTGGAAGCCAAACCTAATACTAGTACCATGGTCTAAGTAAATGAACAAACACATATTTGCACATCATCATCCCTTTCAATCTTTGAATAAAAGATATAATGAAAAACAAGCAGCAGTTTACTTATAAAGTATCAGGTCTATCACTTAAACCTGAGAATCAACATAAAGACATAAAACCCAAACTGATAAGAACCAAACCAATACAGCTAAAACATAAACCATAAATCATACTGGTGCCCCTACACCCTCATTTATTCTATATAGAGTAAAAAAGAAGGACCGCAACATCCAGTCCATCACTTTTCTTAAGAACTTGCTCCTCTTCCTCGTTCTCTCTCCATTTCAAAATTGACCTGGGAGAGCCACACTCTTCAGACTTCATAAAGCTGTGGTAGATGATTGAACCACCCTTCCCAAGCCCTTCATAGCTCCTTCCCTCACAATAGTATCCCATCACATCCAGGGGAAAGTCATATTCAAGTTTCTTGCCTTCAACATCAGCATGCAGTGCCACAGAAAAGTGAGCAGGCTGAAAGCAATCCAAAACCCTCTCAAGCATCTGGGTCAAACTATCATCATTGAGATTATAGCCCATTGCTTCAAAACTAGCATAACTGAAACCGTCTT
Above is a genomic segment from Vitis riparia cultivar Riparia Gloire de Montpellier isolate 1030 chromosome 14, EGFV_Vit.rip_1.0, whole genome shotgun sequence containing:
- the LOC117930170 gene encoding vicilin-like seed storage protein At2g18540 isoform X2, which encodes MGNDMEVKKKKKKKQKLNCRSSKLLEIGENVDKLVQENKENKSSGKKKRKREKGNQVHAGKAVKFSIEDKSNEGERERQKNKSSRKKNRKNEEKNTVVLGKVDRPEEEVAGPGQSKTQSKTENSNRPEEASVAANMRTSKSKKAAKNKEEKFTKSSKKQVENEPDEVYHISSGDEDCSKGMKKWIMKYRQSRPGLKMLQQRIDEFITAHEAEEEQARKEREARASEGGWTVVVHHKGRKKTTDSESGIAVGSVAQAAVMDKMGKKKSKEIGLNFYRFQRREAQRNELMMLQSKFEQDKKRIQQLRAARKFRPY
- the LOC117930170 gene encoding vicilin-like seed storage protein At2g18540 isoform X1, which encodes MGNDMEVKKKKKKKQKLNCRSSKLLEIGENVDKLVQENKENKSSGKKKRKREKGNQVHAGKAVKFSIEEDKSNEGERERQKNKSSRKKNRKNEEKNTVVLGKVDRPEEEVAGPGQSKTQSKTENSNRPEEASVAANMRTSKSKKAAKNKEEKFTKSSKKQVENEPDEVYHISSGDEDCSKGMKKWIMKYRQSRPGLKMLQQRIDEFITAHEAEEEQARKEREARASEGGWTVVVHHKGRKKTTDSESGIAVGSVAQAAVMDKMGKKKSKEIGLNFYRFQRREAQRNELMMLQSKFEQDKKRIQQLRAARKFRPY